AGCTGCCTTCACACTGGTCCCAGCAACAGGGGCCGCAGCATTCCCTCCCAGGAGGGATAAACCACAGAGCCCACTTCCCAGACCTGCCTCGAGGCCCacctgcccaggcctggggctgcagattCACAGGGGACCCTGGAGATGCCAAAGAACAAGTGGCCTTGAGTGACCCGCCGCACCATCCCCTGCCAATGACAAGCCAGCCTGTCCAGCTTTGACTGATGAGCAGTTCCCCTGGAGTCATGTCAGCACGCGCCAGCTTCATTCTTCCTGGGGACCTGTTGTGATTGGATGGCCTCATTAAGAAACAGGGCCGAGATGGCAGGGTTAGGACAGAACACGCAGCAGCCTGTGGGAGCTGTGCCCTCATCGCTCAACTGCCAGAAGGAGATTTGACCTTTGCAGGAAGTGCCAGGGCCCCTACACCAAGACCCTGCAGCTCCGCAGGCCCTGACGCCCAGCTGCAGCCCAGAGGATGGCAGACTGGCTGTCACGTAGACGCGCGTAAGCAGCACTCTGTCAGAGCCACGTGTCCGAGCGTGAGCAGCGTGCTCCAGAGTCGAGGAGCGCTGGCAAGGGTGGGCCGGGGACAGGCGCTCTCGGGCATCGCTGCCAGCGAGCTACCAGACCGAGACTGACACgtgtgccaggcctgggccccctcCGCACCTCACGTGCTTGTGCTGCTCaggtggaaataaagaaaaatacagaacacagaaacacaaaaaccCCCAAGTCAGGAGTCAGGCTCACATGTGCGCAGCACAGAGAGGACCGTCCCGGTGGCATCTACACTAGCGACCGGGGCGTGACTGAGGCACAGCTGTCGGCAGGCTGCGCTAATGTTACTCCCTGACTCCACGAGTCTGCATCAGCCCCAGGAGGAGACCCTGATGATGTACACTTGAGGTGGTCACACTCAGACAGCAAGGATGTGGACCAAGACTTAACAGTGgccagctctggctgctgtggctccgtggattgagtgccggcctgcaaatcgaAATGacgtgggttcagttcccagtcagggcgcatgcctgggttgcaggccagtgtttCCCTCAGACGAGGGCTGGGTTGGCGGCATAGCCTGCAGCGGTTGCTCCTCGTTGCAAGGACTTTGCCTCTCAATCCCAAACCTTTCCTCAGTGGATTAACGGGAAAGCCAGGAGTGGTGAAATTTAAGTGGGGAACAGAGTACACAGCCTGCCCGCTATCTGCGGAAGCTGTATGGACCTGCAGCTTGCAGACAGAAGAGGACATAGCTGGAGCAGTCGGGACACCTGGGTGAACTTTGAATAAAGTGTAATAATGTCCTTTATATCAGGGGTgttggagaggaggaagaacatgGGGAAATGAGATAATAGCATCCCTTTATGgggaatgttttaaatatatatttctagacaataaaagtttgtttaaaacaaacaaacaaacaaacactggcTGGGTGGCCAGACTCCtggatctctctttctccctcttgctGTCCTTTCCCAATTTACATAATGAGCCAGTGCTCTATTTACAGAATGGTAAGTATAGGatacccctcccctcctctcccctccctcccctccctcccctctcccttcctcctcccttccagttctcctttcctttcttttggtaGAAGAGCCACAATTAAGACCGCATTCTCCACATAACTGCATTCAGGACAAATCATTTCCCTCTGCTgaccttccccacttcccagtGGATTAGCATATGACCTACTTGTGAAGCACTGCCTTCATGTCTACCCTAAAGgcataaaaaaacataaatgctctctctctctctcctttcccctctctctctaaaatcaataaaaaacattctttcaaatgaaaaagataaatgctGGATTTGGCTCTTGAATATTTAATGGAGGCCAGCACACTGCCCCCTCCAGTCCACATactggggagtggagggtggcTTCCTGATGGCAGGCTGACTGAACGCCCGAATCCCACCCCAGGGGGCACACAGGGGTGTTGATTGCAAATGTTTGTGCATAGAAATTCCTATGCCTTTGCGTTTAGATTTCATTGAGGAAATTGGACAGAGAGATTCTATCCTGCATTGAGCTCAGGACACCCAGCCCCCTTAATTTCAAGTCTCCAGTGGCCATCCCTGTTCTGTTGGCGGCAAAGTAGTGGTCCTGTCTATTTTCTGGTGTGTTTGTGGAAATCCAGTCCAGCCACCAGGACACAGAGATGAGGCCTTGGCCACAGCCTGGAGCACGGTGTCTGTGCTCACTTCTCAAGAGGATGGGGTGGGCAAAGGCGGGGCGGAGCCCAAGTCCCTGCTGTCTCAGAAGACCCCTGACCTGGGTTCCCAAAACTGAGGGAGGACGAGCAGACACGCCCTGAATGGGAACCCACGGAGTGAGCCCTGCCCCACCATTCCTCTGAGCTCTGCCCAGTGATGCTCTGAGGACCAGTAAGGCACCCTGGGCCCCTCCAATAGCCCCCGACCGAGGTTCCCTGCCCAACGCTGCAGGCCCAGCAGTCAAACCCGCCCTTACTGGAGGCAGGAAGCAAAGGCAGAATTGAATGTAATCTGCCCCAGCCAAGCATCGTGGACAAACTGGGGACCACTTGTCCCCTAAGGGCTGCCACTTAGGGACCAAAACTGCATGGTCTTGAATGGCAAGGGATAGGGGTTGACAATGTCAGGCTCTCCTGCagattctaaaacaaaataattgttgcaggtcccacctctgcctcctagGTTACATTACAGGGCGTATGAACTTGGCTCCTTCCCATCCTAGGAAATGGACAAGACCAATACTTTGTTGCAACAGAACAGGGATGGCCGCTGGACACTTGAAATTAAGAGGGCCAAGCATCCCTCCTGAGTTAAATGTGAGAcacactctctgccagatttctccCGTTGAAATCTGCATGCAAAAGCCCAGGATTTTTGTGTACACAAGTTTGCAGCCAAAGTAACTGGAAACActcattttttattctgaaattatcTATTTTGAATTTGCACGCAAAACCTTCATCTCTGCCCTGTCTTCTGCAGTTTCTCAAATCTTTGACCCGGAAGAGGTGGCAGACATCACCAACTACAAATGAGGAGGACATGGAGGCCCAGACACCAGAGGCTTGTCCCAGGCACCAGACGCGCAGAGCGGCGCTGTGACCTCACACAACAACTGTGTGGCACACGTACAGGACTGTCAGCTGGTTCCGAGTCAGTTGTACCTACAGGAGGCCCCACGATGCTCCGTGTGCACCGGGAGATCTGAAACCTTCCAGCACATTTGGACAATAAAAGGAAGGCAAGGGCTCTGGCAGAGACGGGATGCATGTGCCAGGGCTCTGGGTCTATTCTGACCCTCAGCACTGACCCTGGACACCTCCCCTGGACACAGCCCCTCAGACATC
This sequence is a window from Phyllostomus discolor isolate MPI-MPIP mPhyDis1 chromosome 3, mPhyDis1.pri.v3, whole genome shotgun sequence. Protein-coding genes within it:
- the LOC118499272 gene encoding LOW QUALITY PROTEIN: small nuclear ribonucleoprotein F-like (The sequence of the model RefSeq protein was modified relative to this genomic sequence to represent the inferred CDS: inserted 2 bases in 1 codon; substituted 1 base at 1 genomic stop codon), with protein sequence MPGLQASVSLRRGLGWRHSLQRLLLVARTLPLNPKPFLSGLTGKPGVVKFKWGTEYTACPLSAEAVWTCSLQTEEDIAGAXSGHLGELXIKCNNVLYIRGVGEEEEHGEMR